A region from the Aphis gossypii isolate Hap1 chromosome 1, ASM2018417v2, whole genome shotgun sequence genome encodes:
- the LOC114120839 gene encoding angiotensin-converting enzyme isoform X1: protein MMIKLYCLYAILWLSVTIVWRPVLSAGTKKYSEIEASKYLDNANYALTEWTNRVIHANWNWLTNLTNENAEKKIAINLEFSKFLKSMWVETVKYPWSTYKDPDIKRQFKLMSVLGTDALPEDKLKKLDEIVSAMESLYGRATIPEYGDNNLNRTLSLEPDINDILDKSTDVNELKHVWVQWREATGKKIRPMYAEYVKLSNEAARLNNYTDNAEFWIRGYDVDDFRPRMEHLWNQIKPLYLQIHAYVRRKLWELYGSSVITRRGPIPAHLLGDMWAQSWERLDDFTRPYPTIDDVNPTSAMINQNYTPKKMFKVAEEFFTSLNLSAMPQTFWEKSILEKPNGRDLVCHASAWDFYDSNDFRIKQCTSVNFMDFITAHHEMGHIQYFLQYKDLPFIYRDGANEGFHEAIGDTIALSVSTPKHLHKIGLLPKTSRTYEADINYLYKIGLDKVVFLPFGYLMDLWRWNVFKGLTTEDQYNCDWWKLKYSYQGIEPPVTRTENDFDPGSKYHIVGNVPYIRYFVSYIVQFQFHQALCEKADQFDPKNPTSKPLHECDIYQSKNAGNAFKDMLKLGSSKPWFDAMELLTGQREMDARPLLNYFNPLYEWLKNENKRTGEHLGWETNKKICFKKDETSQP from the exons atgatgataaaattatattgtttgtatgcTATATTATGGCTATCTGTTACGATTGTTTGGCGACCAGTACTATCTGCTGGAACAAAAAAGTATTCTGAAATTGAAGCTTCCAAATATTTGGACAACGCCAATTACGCATTGACTGAATGGACAAACCGAGTCATACATGCCAATTGGAATTGGTTAACAAACTTAACTAATGAAAATGCTGAAAAAAAG ATCGCCATTAATTTGGAATTTAGCAAGTTCTTAAAGAGTATGTGGGTAGAAACTGTGAAATATCCATGGTCAACATACAAAGACCCGGATATCAAAAGacagtttaaattaatgtcaGTATTAGGAACAGATGCTTTACCCGAagacaaattgaaaaaa ctagATGAAATCGTTTCGGCCATGGAAAGTTTGTACGGCAGAGCAACCATTCCTGAGTATGgcgataacaatttaaatcgaACTTTGAGTTTAGAACcag aTATAAACGACATATTGGATAAAAGTACGGATGTAAATGAACTGAAACATGTATGGGTACAATGGAGAGAAGCCAcaggaaaaaaaattcgacCTATGTATGCggaatatgtaaaattatctaaCGAAGCGGCGAGATTAAACA ATTACACAGATAATGCAGAATTTTGGATTCGAGGATACGATGTCGACGACTTTCGGCCGCGAATGGAACATTTATGGAATCAAATCAAACCTCTATACTTGCAGATACACGCCTACGTGCGTAGAAAGCTATGGGAGCTATACGGTAGCTCAGTGATCACAAGAAGAGGACCTATACCAGCACATCTGCTCG gtGATATGTGGGCGCAGTCGTGGGAACGTTTGGATGACTTTACTCGACCTTACCCAACTATCGATGATGTAAATCCCACTTCAGCCATGATAAAtcag aATTACACTCCGAAAAAGATGTTTAAAGTAGCTGAAGAATTTTTCACATCGTTAAACTTGAGCGCAATGCCCCAAACTTTCTGGGAAAAATCTATTTTGGAGAAGCCAAATGGTCGCGATCTGGTATGCCATGCATCCGCTTGGGACTTTTATGATTCTAATGACTTTAGAATTAAACAATGTACATCAGTAAATTTTATGGATTTTATAACTGCCCATCATGAGATGGGACACATCCAATATTTCTTACAATATAAAGACCTGCCGTTCATATACCGCGATGGAGCTAACGAAG GTTTCCACGAAGCGATCGGAGATACAATCGCTTTGTCTGTATCAACACCAAAGCACTTACATAAGATTGGTTTGTTACCTAAAACGAGTCGCACATATGAAgccgatataaattatttgtacaagATCGGATTGGACAAAGTAGTTTTTTTACCTTTTGGGTATTTAATGGATCTATGGAGGTGGAACGTATTCAAGGGACTCACGACGGAAGATCAATACAATTGTGATTGGTGGAAACTCAa ATATTCTTATCAGGGAATCGAGCCACCGGTGACCAGAACTGAGAACGATTTTGACCCGGGATCCAAATACCATATCGTTGGGAACGTGCCATATATTAGATACTTTGTGAGTTACATCGTACAATTTCAATTCCATCAAGCATTATGCGAGAAAGCTGACCAGTTTGATCCTAAAAATCCAACAAGTAAACCATTACATGAATGCGACATTTATCAAAGCAAAAATGCCGGAAACGCTTTCAA agaCATGTTAAAATTAGGATCTTCGAAACCGTGGTTTGATGCTATGGAACTACTAACTGGTCAGAGGGAAATGGACGCTAGACCTTTGTTGAACTATTTCAACCCTCTATACGAATggcttaaaaatgaaaataaaagaacTGGAGAACATCTTGGCTgggaaacaaataaaaaaa tttgcTTTAAGAAGGATGAAACAAGTCAAccttaa
- the LOC114120839 gene encoding angiotensin-converting enzyme isoform X2: MWVETVKYPWSTYKDPDIKRQFKLMSVLGTDALPEDKLKKLDEIVSAMESLYGRATIPEYGDNNLNRTLSLEPDINDILDKSTDVNELKHVWVQWREATGKKIRPMYAEYVKLSNEAARLNNYTDNAEFWIRGYDVDDFRPRMEHLWNQIKPLYLQIHAYVRRKLWELYGSSVITRRGPIPAHLLGDMWAQSWERLDDFTRPYPTIDDVNPTSAMINQNYTPKKMFKVAEEFFTSLNLSAMPQTFWEKSILEKPNGRDLVCHASAWDFYDSNDFRIKQCTSVNFMDFITAHHEMGHIQYFLQYKDLPFIYRDGANEGFHEAIGDTIALSVSTPKHLHKIGLLPKTSRTYEADINYLYKIGLDKVVFLPFGYLMDLWRWNVFKGLTTEDQYNCDWWKLKYSYQGIEPPVTRTENDFDPGSKYHIVGNVPYIRYFVSYIVQFQFHQALCEKADQFDPKNPTSKPLHECDIYQSKNAGNAFKDMLKLGSSKPWFDAMELLTGQREMDARPLLNYFNPLYEWLKNENKRTGEHLGWETNKKICFKKDETSQP; the protein is encoded by the exons ATGTGGGTAGAAACTGTGAAATATCCATGGTCAACATACAAAGACCCGGATATCAAAAGacagtttaaattaatgtcaGTATTAGGAACAGATGCTTTACCCGAagacaaattgaaaaaa ctagATGAAATCGTTTCGGCCATGGAAAGTTTGTACGGCAGAGCAACCATTCCTGAGTATGgcgataacaatttaaatcgaACTTTGAGTTTAGAACcag aTATAAACGACATATTGGATAAAAGTACGGATGTAAATGAACTGAAACATGTATGGGTACAATGGAGAGAAGCCAcaggaaaaaaaattcgacCTATGTATGCggaatatgtaaaattatctaaCGAAGCGGCGAGATTAAACA ATTACACAGATAATGCAGAATTTTGGATTCGAGGATACGATGTCGACGACTTTCGGCCGCGAATGGAACATTTATGGAATCAAATCAAACCTCTATACTTGCAGATACACGCCTACGTGCGTAGAAAGCTATGGGAGCTATACGGTAGCTCAGTGATCACAAGAAGAGGACCTATACCAGCACATCTGCTCG gtGATATGTGGGCGCAGTCGTGGGAACGTTTGGATGACTTTACTCGACCTTACCCAACTATCGATGATGTAAATCCCACTTCAGCCATGATAAAtcag aATTACACTCCGAAAAAGATGTTTAAAGTAGCTGAAGAATTTTTCACATCGTTAAACTTGAGCGCAATGCCCCAAACTTTCTGGGAAAAATCTATTTTGGAGAAGCCAAATGGTCGCGATCTGGTATGCCATGCATCCGCTTGGGACTTTTATGATTCTAATGACTTTAGAATTAAACAATGTACATCAGTAAATTTTATGGATTTTATAACTGCCCATCATGAGATGGGACACATCCAATATTTCTTACAATATAAAGACCTGCCGTTCATATACCGCGATGGAGCTAACGAAG GTTTCCACGAAGCGATCGGAGATACAATCGCTTTGTCTGTATCAACACCAAAGCACTTACATAAGATTGGTTTGTTACCTAAAACGAGTCGCACATATGAAgccgatataaattatttgtacaagATCGGATTGGACAAAGTAGTTTTTTTACCTTTTGGGTATTTAATGGATCTATGGAGGTGGAACGTATTCAAGGGACTCACGACGGAAGATCAATACAATTGTGATTGGTGGAAACTCAa ATATTCTTATCAGGGAATCGAGCCACCGGTGACCAGAACTGAGAACGATTTTGACCCGGGATCCAAATACCATATCGTTGGGAACGTGCCATATATTAGATACTTTGTGAGTTACATCGTACAATTTCAATTCCATCAAGCATTATGCGAGAAAGCTGACCAGTTTGATCCTAAAAATCCAACAAGTAAACCATTACATGAATGCGACATTTATCAAAGCAAAAATGCCGGAAACGCTTTCAA agaCATGTTAAAATTAGGATCTTCGAAACCGTGGTTTGATGCTATGGAACTACTAACTGGTCAGAGGGAAATGGACGCTAGACCTTTGTTGAACTATTTCAACCCTCTATACGAATggcttaaaaatgaaaataaaagaacTGGAGAACATCTTGGCTgggaaacaaataaaaaaa tttgcTTTAAGAAGGATGAAACAAGTCAAccttaa
- the LOC114120822 gene encoding NAD(P)H-hydrate epimerase, with translation MVKYLKQDEAINIDQELFNVYKFSVDQLMELAGLSCATAIQKCFPPISHQKVLVLCGPGNNGGDGLVCSRHMQLFGYSCEVYYPVRTDKLLYNNLMHQCETSGVLVSDSLSENMSTYDLIVDALFGFSFKPPVRAKFLPVMNALKKTNKPICSIDVPSGWSIEGVPDKDAINPDMLISLTAPKECARSFKGKYHYLGGRFIPKKLEEKYQLELPAYPDAECCLKL, from the coding sequence atggtaaaatatttaaaacaagatgAAGCCATCAATATCGATCAAGAACTGTTCAACGTGTATAAATTTAGTGTTGATCAACTTATGGAGCTGGCTGGCTTAAGTTGTGCAACAGCTATACAAAAATGCTTCCCACCAATAAGTCATCAAAAAGTGTTGGTACTTTGTGGACCAGGTAACAACGGTGGTGATGGTCTGGTGTGCTCAAGGCATATGCAACTATTTGGTTACTCATGTGAAGTATATTATCCTGTGCGTACAGACAAGCTTTTGTACAATAATCTTATGCATCAGTGCGAGACATCTGGTGTACTTGTGTCTGATTCCTTGTCTGAAAACATGTCTACATATGACCTCATAGTAGATGCATTGTTTGGTTTTAGTTTCAAGCCACCAGTACGAGCAAAATTTTTGCCAGTCATGAATGCATTGAAAAAAACCAACAAACCAATCTGTAGCATAGATGTCCCGAGTGGTTGGAGTATAGAAGGAGTTCCTGATAAAGATGCAATCAATCCAGATATGTTGATTTCATTAACAGCACCAAAGGAATGTGCCAGAAGTTTCAAaggaaaatatcattatttggGTGGAAGATTTATACCGAAAAAGCTGGAAGAAAAATACCAGTTGGAATTGCCTGCATATCCTGATGCAgaatgttgtttaaaattataa
- the LOC114120814 gene encoding SAC3 domain-containing protein 1-like isoform X1 produces the protein MLPVKGICMEMCPKEETIMRKSKKLVHQLECDPHKMVKCFSRSAAGNLLSKPHILRPPSVLKNTISYLLNEILTITNIPFSIIYDFIDDRLNSIKQDATIQEVSNQEWMAILPPIIRFHAFAAYKCYEYDVNTFDPFLNLKHFHESIFKIVRIFLEDSDESTDELCFEMVSLLIVTNLGDYNVLQQALPFITKKSTLIKKAVLLSLSIMNGNFGHLFEIYNTLPAIHQCVISVQLPMLRRNILKSMCMGFNCKNNYFPISILTKILLHNKVQETIKECQHYHLTVNGDKVELSKSLFNNEVDELHLKKEIKFNVNVSKIVLNI, from the exons atgttaccaGTGAAAGGAATATGCATGGAAATGTGTCCAAAAGAGGAAACAATTAT gAGAAAATCTAAGAAACTTGTACACCAGTTAGAATGTGACCCACATAAAATGGTTAAATGTTTTAGCCGTTCAGCTGCTGGTAATTTATTAAGCAAACCTCATATTTTAAGGCCGCCATCAGTTCTTAAGAATACTATATCATATCTCTTAAATGA AATTCTCACAATTACTAATATACCGTtcagtattatttatgattttattgatgaccgtttaaattctataaaacaaGATGCCACTATACAAGAAGTGTCTAACCAAGAATGGATGGCTATTTTACCACCTATTATTCGGTTTCATGCATTTGCAGCCTACAA ATGTTACGAATATGATGTTAACACATTTgatccatttttaaatttgaagcaTTTTCATgaaagcatttttaaaattgttagaatatttttagaagaCTCTGACGAATCAACAGATGAACTTTGTTTTGAGATGGTATCTCTCCTAATTGTTACTAATTTAGGTGATTATAATGTTCTTCAACAAGCTTTGCCGTTTATCACAAAGAA aagtacATTGATAAAAAAGGCAGTGTTATTATCATTGAGTATTATGAATGGTAATTTTGGAcacttatttgaaatatacaatacacttCCAGCAATACATCAGTGTGTTATTAGTGTACAATTACCAATGCTTagaag gaacatattaaaatcaatgtgTATGGGTtttaattgcaaaaataattactttccAATTTCAATCTTAACTAAAATTTTGCTGCACAATAAAGTTCAAGAAACCATTAAAGAGTGCCAACATTACCATTTAACTGTGAATGGTGATAAAGTGGAATTATCTAagtctttatttaataatgaagttGATGAG ttacaTCTGAAAAAAGAGATCAAATTCAATGTTAATGTATCAAAGAtagttcttaatatttaa
- the LOC114120814 gene encoding SAC3 domain-containing protein 1-like isoform X2 yields the protein MEMCPKEETIMRKSKKLVHQLECDPHKMVKCFSRSAAGNLLSKPHILRPPSVLKNTISYLLNEILTITNIPFSIIYDFIDDRLNSIKQDATIQEVSNQEWMAILPPIIRFHAFAAYKCYEYDVNTFDPFLNLKHFHESIFKIVRIFLEDSDESTDELCFEMVSLLIVTNLGDYNVLQQALPFITKKSTLIKKAVLLSLSIMNGNFGHLFEIYNTLPAIHQCVISVQLPMLRRNILKSMCMGFNCKNNYFPISILTKILLHNKVQETIKECQHYHLTVNGDKVELSKSLFNNEVDELHLKKEIKFNVNVSKIVLNI from the exons ATGGAAATGTGTCCAAAAGAGGAAACAATTAT gAGAAAATCTAAGAAACTTGTACACCAGTTAGAATGTGACCCACATAAAATGGTTAAATGTTTTAGCCGTTCAGCTGCTGGTAATTTATTAAGCAAACCTCATATTTTAAGGCCGCCATCAGTTCTTAAGAATACTATATCATATCTCTTAAATGA AATTCTCACAATTACTAATATACCGTtcagtattatttatgattttattgatgaccgtttaaattctataaaacaaGATGCCACTATACAAGAAGTGTCTAACCAAGAATGGATGGCTATTTTACCACCTATTATTCGGTTTCATGCATTTGCAGCCTACAA ATGTTACGAATATGATGTTAACACATTTgatccatttttaaatttgaagcaTTTTCATgaaagcatttttaaaattgttagaatatttttagaagaCTCTGACGAATCAACAGATGAACTTTGTTTTGAGATGGTATCTCTCCTAATTGTTACTAATTTAGGTGATTATAATGTTCTTCAACAAGCTTTGCCGTTTATCACAAAGAA aagtacATTGATAAAAAAGGCAGTGTTATTATCATTGAGTATTATGAATGGTAATTTTGGAcacttatttgaaatatacaatacacttCCAGCAATACATCAGTGTGTTATTAGTGTACAATTACCAATGCTTagaag gaacatattaaaatcaatgtgTATGGGTtttaattgcaaaaataattactttccAATTTCAATCTTAACTAAAATTTTGCTGCACAATAAAGTTCAAGAAACCATTAAAGAGTGCCAACATTACCATTTAACTGTGAATGGTGATAAAGTGGAATTATCTAagtctttatttaataatgaagttGATGAG ttacaTCTGAAAAAAGAGATCAAATTCAATGTTAATGTATCAAAGAtagttcttaatatttaa